A single region of the Pseudorhodoplanes sp. genome encodes:
- the cysQ gene encoding 3'(2'),5'-bisphosphate nucleotidase CysQ has protein sequence MKDFLQPRLVDEMTDLVSRAAAAVMKIRSSALAVRHKSDSSPVTAADDASEDIIARGLQRLLPGLDIISEEAAAHSAPQSVGATFALIDPLDGTREFVAGHDDFTVNLAIIAQGRPVVGLVAAPALQLVWRSKAEGGAERLHLQPGAPSQEAHDRTDIRTAMPEANRLRALVSRSHLDERTTAWLAQRSGVALTACGSSLKFCRLAEGSADVYPRLAPTMEWDVAAGDAVLTAAGGAVLTPDGAPLVYGQTGRGLRIPEFIAWGRPPAAGR, from the coding sequence GTGAAGGATTTTCTGCAACCGCGTCTGGTCGACGAGATGACTGACCTGGTCTCGCGCGCGGCCGCGGCCGTGATGAAGATCCGTTCCTCCGCGCTCGCGGTCCGGCATAAATCCGATTCGAGCCCGGTCACGGCCGCCGACGACGCATCTGAAGACATCATTGCGCGGGGCCTGCAACGACTGCTTCCGGGCCTGGACATCATTTCGGAAGAAGCGGCGGCGCATTCGGCACCGCAATCGGTCGGCGCAACTTTCGCGCTGATCGATCCGCTCGACGGCACCCGCGAATTCGTCGCCGGGCACGATGATTTCACCGTCAACCTCGCCATCATTGCGCAGGGCCGCCCGGTTGTCGGTCTGGTGGCGGCGCCGGCGCTGCAACTGGTCTGGCGCAGCAAGGCCGAAGGCGGCGCCGAGCGGCTGCATCTGCAACCCGGCGCGCCTTCGCAGGAGGCGCACGACAGGACCGACATCCGCACCGCCATGCCGGAGGCCAATCGCCTGCGCGCGCTGGTCAGCCGCTCGCATCTGGATGAGCGCACCACGGCCTGGCTCGCGCAGCGCAGCGGCGTCGCATTAACCGCATGCGGATCGTCGCTGAAATTCTGCCGTCTGGCCGAAGGCTCGGCCGATGTCTATCCGCGCCTTGCGCCGACAATGGAGTGGGACGTCGCGGCCGGCGACGCAGTGCTGACCGCCGCCGGCGGCGCCGTGCTGACGCCCGACGGCGCGCCGCTGGTCTATGGCCAGACCGGGCGCGGGCTTCGCATTCCGGAATTCATCGCCTGGGGCAGGCCGCCGGCGGCCGGGAGATGA